In Helianthus annuus cultivar XRQ/B chromosome 8, HanXRQr2.0-SUNRISE, whole genome shotgun sequence, a single genomic region encodes these proteins:
- the LOC110872650 gene encoding uncharacterized protein LOC110872650, producing MQLASAVESKNATLSVKRRLACEQLSYFSQAHYCLSTCDNLNRHGKKHLSFLKWKCLEAKAAAYCYHGLITDKGTEPSCHISAVCCFLAAEEILNESKKACLNFCLTVPITRAPVAWGAMKHLNKKIHEIAAKKSQMYAYLLEEKKSLEVLPELPEFELSLKAEEYEMADKDGAWDSENWKIPNQTLKMHLTDDEEDD from the exons ATGCAGCTTGCTTCGGCTGTTGAAAGTAAAAACGCCACTTTATCAGTTAAAAGAAGACTAGCGTGCGAGCAATTAAGTTATTTCAGCCAG GCTCACTACTGCTTGTCAACATGTGACAACCTTAATAGACACGGAAAGAAACATCTGTCGTTTCTTAAATGGAAATGCCTCGAAGCAAAG GCTGCAGCATATTGTTACCATGGTCTGATCACAGACAAAGGTACTGAACCATCTTGCCACATCAGTGCGGTATGTTGTTTTCTTGCGGCTGAAGAAATTTTAAACGAGAGCAAGAAGGCCTGTTTAAACTTTTGCTTAACAGTTCCTATAACAAG GGCTCCGGTTGCATGGGGTGCTATGAAACATTTGAATAAGAAAATTCATGAAATTGCAGCTAAAAAGTCCCAGATGTATGCATACCTTTTGGAGGAAAAAAA GAGTCTGGAAGTGTTGCCGGAACTCCCAGAGTTCGAGTTGTCATTAAAGGCAGAGGAGTATGAAATGGCGGATAAAGATGGAGCATGGGATAGTGAAAACTGGAAGATACCTAACCAGACACTTAAAATGCACTTAACAGATGACGAAGAAGATGATTAG
- the LOC110869878 gene encoding protein FAR1-RELATED SEQUENCE 5-like: MSLNRIGPIVSHRVLVSLMGGHHNVRGTPTDFKNWSQSVRLYIGDRDAQLVIDRLKERSESLPDFYYEFVVEKGQLRSIFWEDEISKINYEVFGDVLAFDATYHTNKYNMIFVPFTGVDNHKQCVTFGAGLLFNETTESYKWLLESFLKAHKKQPKLVLTDQDPSMKAAISEVFTDSRHRLCMWHIMKKLPTKIAGDLFQNSELRALMHRLVWSIHMKPSTFETRWQLLMEEYGLQDHDWLKDMYSIRDQWVPAYFRDIPMCCLMKTTSRCESSNSSFKVNSSSANTLVQFMLCYETRIDNQRYKQRVAEFKTSSSVFMDSTDLAIEKHAFELYTHAISTEVRKEIYKGKLFCYIVNTEDCEEGCVYYVNHLDKRNNATNTFTVILELSNQSVSCSCNNFIRIGYLCRHIFCVYRVNNIERIPAQYVVKRWTRDVLPKSLFSIESRYGVDTRPQAAARSQILEIVTECVDALRSDVGGLSSFAEQIKELKCKLLNGGPVDDEANNDNYAAVEELLGVSLDGDVTLDNPDGIRNKGRGKRRRLSRAPQDGTSNSAVKPPKTPRLCRTCMKYVTGHDSRNCKKKKNKNKSGNEDEDEDSSSASQEST; this comes from the exons ATGAGTTTGAACAGAATTGGTCCGATTGTTTCTCACAGAGTTTTAGTGTCCCTGATGGGTGGACATCACAATGTACGTGGCACGCCAACTGATTTTAAGAACTGGAGCCAGTCGGTTAGGCTTTATATTGGCGATCGTGATGCGCAACTTGTTATAGATCGTCTCAAAGAAAGATCCGAGAGCTTACCAGACTTTTACTATGAGTTTGTTGTTGAGAAAGGGCAATTGAGATCGATTTTTTGGGAAGACGAAATTTCCAAGATAAACTACGAGGTGTTTGGGGATGTGTTAGCTTTTGATGCGACTTATCACACTAACAA GTACAACATGATTTTTGTTCCTTTCACAGGCGTtgataatcataaacaatgtgtGACATTCGGTGCTGGCTTGTTATTCAACGAAACCACTGAGTCTTACAAgtggttacttgaatcatttctgAAGGCACACAAGAAGCAACCAAAGCTAGTTCTGACGGACCAGGATCCTTCAATGAAAGCTGCCATTTCAGAGGTTTTCACAGACTCTCGGCACCGCCTTTGCATGTGGCATATTATGAAGAAACTTCCCACCAAG ATTGCTGGAGACTTGTTTCAAAACTCTGAGCTAAGAGCATTGATGCATCGTTTGGTGTGGAGTATTCACATGAAGCCATCTACATTTGAGACGCGGTGGCAACTTTTGATGGAGGAATATGGGTTACAAGATCACGACTGGTTGAAGGACATGTACTCAATTAGGGACCAATGGGTACCTGCCTACTTCCGTGACATCCCAATGTGTTGTTTGATGAAGACTACATCAAGATGTGAAAGCTCTAACTCAAGCTTCAAGGTCAACTCTTCTAGTGCTAACACACTAGTTCAGTTCATGCTATGTTACGAGACTAGGATAGACAATCAGCGTTACAAGCAACGCGTTGCAGAGTTTAAAACTTCATCTAGTGTATTCATGGACAGTACTGACCTAGCTATTGAGAAGCATGCTTTTGAGTTGTATACACATGCAATTTCTACGGAAGTAAGAAAAGAGATATACAAGGGGAAGCTGTTTTGTTACATTGTAAACACGGAGGATTGTGAGGAAGGTTGTGTTTACTATGTGAATCATTTGGACAAACGTAACAATGCAACCAACACATTTACG GTTATACTTGAGTTGAGTAACCAGTCGGTATCCTGTTCATGCAACAACTTCATCCGTATTGGATATTTGTGTAGGCACATTTTTTGTGTTTACCGGGTAAACAATATTGAAAGAATCCCGGCGCAGTATGTTGTTAAGCGTTGGACTAGGGACGTGCTTCCTAAAAGTTTATTTTCTATTGAGAGTCGATATGGCGTTGACACTCGTCCACAAGCTGCTGCTAGAAGTCAGATCCTTGAGATCGTAACTGAATGTGTGGACGCATTAAGAAGCGATGTTGGAGGACTTTCCTCGTTCGCTGAGCAGATAAAGGAACTGAAATGCAAGTTACTAAATGGAGGACCAGTTGATGACGAAGCCAACAATGATAACTATGCTGCTGTTGAAGAATTGCTTGGTGTTTCTTTAGATGGGGACGTAACTCTCGACAACCCAGACGGGATCAGGAACAAAGGACGCGGCAAACGCCGGCGATTGTCTAGAGCACCTCAGGATGGAACGAGCAACTCTGCTGTCAAACCTCCCAAAACACCCAGGCTTTGCCGAACCTGTATGAAGTACGTGACTGGGCATGATTCAAGAAATTGCAAGAAAAAGAAGAACAAGAATAAATCAGGTAACGAGGACGAGGACGAAGACTCAAGCTCTGCGAGCCAGGAGTCCACTTGA